From the genome of Nakamurella flavida:
GAGCGGACGCTGGACCGGATCGCCGCGGAGCTCGGTCTGGACCGGACGGCGGTGCGGCGGGCCAACTTCATCCAGCCCGACGAGTTCCCGTACGACCAGGGGCTCACGTTCCAGGACGGCCGGCCGCTGATCTACGACTCCGGCAACTACCCGGCACAGCTCGACCAGTTGTGCGAGCTCGTCGGCTGGGACGACTTCCCGCGTCTGCGCGCCGAGGCCGTGGCGCAGGGCCGCATGATCGGCATCGGACTCGGCTGCTACGTCGAGGGCACCGGGCCCGGGCCCTACGAGGGTGCCCACGTGACGGTGCAGACCGACGGCACCGTCGAGGTGTCGGTGGGCCTGACCTCGCAGGGGCAGGGGCACCGGACCGTCTTCGCGCAGATCGCCGCGGACGAGCTCGGCGTGCCCATCGACCGGGTGCGGGTCACCGGTGGGGACACCCGACGCTTCGGACATGCGGTGGGCACCTTCGCCTCCCGGGCCGCGGTGATGTCCGGCAGCGCGGTGGTCCTGGCCGCCCGCGCAGCGAAGGCCAAGGCGCTGACCGTGGCGGCGGACGCCCTGGAGTGCGCCCTGGAGGATCTCGACGTGGTCGACGGTCTGGTGGTGATGGCCGGGAATCCCGCGGTCTCCATGCCGCTGGGGTCGGTCGCGGTGCTGTCCAACCCGCTGCGCTACGCCTTCGACGAGGCCGCCAAGGCCGCCACCCAGTTCGCCCGGCCGGCCGATCCCGACGTCCCGCCGGTGCCGGAGGGCACGCAGCCCGGCCTCGAGGGCAAGGAGTACTACTCCCCGCCCCGCTCGACCTTCGCCTCCGGGATGCATGCGGCCGTGGTCGAGATCGACCGGGACACCAGCGAGATCACGATCCTGCGGTACTGCGTCGTGCACGACTGCGGGACGCTGATCAATCCGATGATCGTCGCCGGACAGGTGCACGGTGGGGTGGCCCAGGGGATCGGCGGGGCGCTCTACGAGACGCTGGCCTACGACGAGCACGGACAGTTGCAGAATGCGTCGCTGATGGATTTCCTCATGCCGTACGTGTCGGAGATCCCCGTCCTCGAGCTGGGCCACACCACCACTCCGTCGCCGCTGAATCCGTTGGGCATCAAGGGCGCCGGGGAGGCCGGGGTCATTCCCGTCCCCGCCGTGCTCGCGTCGGCGGTCGAGGACGCCGTCGGGTTCCCCATCACGGCCATGCCGCTCAACCCGAGCCTGTTGTTCGACCTCCGCACCCGGCATGCCCGGGCCGGGGCCACCGCTGCGCACGGCGTCGCCCGTTCCGACGAGGGAGTCACCCGATGAAGGTCGCCGGATCCGCCGTCCTGCACGCCACCCCGGAACGGGTCTGGGACGCCCTGCTCGACCCGGCGGTGCTGAACCGGGTCATCCCCGGCTGCCAGGATCTGATGTCCCTGGGGGAGAACCACTTCGGGATGACGGTGACGCTGGGCGTGGCGTCCATCAGGGGTTCCTACTCCGGCGAGGTCCGGTTGACCGATCTGGTCGCCCCCACCGCGCTGGTGCTGCACGCGGTCGGTGCCGGCGGGCCCGGCACCATCGACACCACGGTGCAGGTCGGACTGGCCGACGGCGGCGACGGGACGACCACCCTGACCTACGACGCGGACGCCGTGGTCGGCGGGATGGTCGGCGGAGTCGGCCAACGGGTCCTGGTCAGCGTGGCCCGCCGGACCGCGGGCCTGTTCTTCGTCGCGATCGACGGAGTGCTCGCCGCCGACCGTGAGCTCGTGACCGCCGCCGCCGTCGCTGAACCGGCGGCCATCGCCGAGTCGGCCGCCGCCGTCGCCTCCGGGGCTCCGGTCTCCACCGCCGCGCCGGTCACCGCATCCGCCCCGGATCCACGGCCGGTCCCGACGACCCGTCCGGGGGACCCCGCGCCGGCACCGCTCCGGTCCCCCGAGCTGCTCCCGCTCGCCGGGGCCGCCCTGCTCGGCGCCGTCACGACTGCGCTCGGGGTGCTCATCGGTGCCCGGATCGGTCGCCGGAGCCGCTCACCCCATTGAGCGACAGGTCACCCACAGAGACACACAGACTTCGTTCGGCCACCATGACTAAATCGTGATGTGACCTCCTTGACATGGTGCTTTAGCGCTCATAGTTTGTGTGACCACTGACCTGATCGACGCAGACGGCCGGCATGACGCCCCTGCAGAAGCGGTCCGTCGCAGCTGTGCCGCTCGTCCCGCCCCACCGTCATCCCCGTGCCGCCGCTCCCCGCGGACATCGGCCCGTGGTCCGTTCAGAAGGATCTGCATGTCATCGTCGACACGCTCGTCCGGTGTGCGCTCCATCCGCACCGGCCCGCCCACCGCTCTGCCGTCCGGTCGCGTCCCCGCCTCCTGACTCCCGCCTGCTGATCCCGTGTCCTGATCACGGGTCCGCCACGCCGCCTCTTCCTGTCCGGGTCCGTCCCGTCCCCGCCCGACGATCGCCGACGCCTCGGCGTCGTCCGGATCGTGCGTCGGGTTCGTGCCGCCGGCCCGTCTTCCGCTCCGCCCCCGCGTTCCCCTCGCAGAGTCGCCCGGCCGTGGGCGGCGTTGCCGCACCTCCCGCCCCGGTCGCTCGCCCGGGGTGTCCGATGAAAGGAACTCCATGCGTCTCAAGACTTCTGCCGCGTTCTGCGTGCTGGCCGGCGGCTCGCTGCTGCTGGCCGCCTGCGGG
Proteins encoded in this window:
- the cutA gene encoding aerobic carbon-monoxide dehydrogenase large subunit, producing MAGRYVGRSVLRTEDVALTTGHGRYTDDIGAGGATPALEAAFVRSPHAHARILDIDVTDALDVPGVVAVWTHEDLPGPAALPLPVLIPHPALHAPRTGYALAPHTVHHVGEAVVMVVAENRYLAEDAAARIRVEYEILPVVVGIPAARAAIAAVHQDVPDNIAAHLVQEVGDVDRAMAAAPRVLELELAIERSCSMPLEGKAVHARWDADDESLRMYSSTQTSTSVRAAVAAKLELPLSKVEVIAPDVGGGFGVKIMHPWPEEILVPLAARRLGRAVKWTEDRREHFISSAHERGQEHRVRVGFDHTGRVLALNVRFWHDNGAFTPYGIICPIVTSTQLLGPYKPGAYRVEFTSLYTNTVIVTPYRGAGRPQGVFVMERTLDRIAAELGLDRTAVRRANFIQPDEFPYDQGLTFQDGRPLIYDSGNYPAQLDQLCELVGWDDFPRLRAEAVAQGRMIGIGLGCYVEGTGPGPYEGAHVTVQTDGTVEVSVGLTSQGQGHRTVFAQIAADELGVPIDRVRVTGGDTRRFGHAVGTFASRAAVMSGSAVVLAARAAKAKALTVAADALECALEDLDVVDGLVVMAGNPAVSMPLGSVAVLSNPLRYAFDEAAKAATQFARPADPDVPPVPEGTQPGLEGKEYYSPPRSTFASGMHAAVVEIDRDTSEITILRYCVVHDCGTLINPMIVAGQVHGGVAQGIGGALYETLAYDEHGQLQNASLMDFLMPYVSEIPVLELGHTTTPSPLNPLGIKGAGEAGVIPVPAVLASAVEDAVGFPITAMPLNPSLLFDLRTRHARAGATAAHGVARSDEGVTR
- a CDS encoding SRPBCC family protein, whose protein sequence is MKVAGSAVLHATPERVWDALLDPAVLNRVIPGCQDLMSLGENHFGMTVTLGVASIRGSYSGEVRLTDLVAPTALVLHAVGAGGPGTIDTTVQVGLADGGDGTTTLTYDADAVVGGMVGGVGQRVLVSVARRTAGLFFVAIDGVLAADRELVTAAAVAEPAAIAESAAAVASGAPVSTAAPVTASAPDPRPVPTTRPGDPAPAPLRSPELLPLAGAALLGAVTTALGVLIGARIGRRSRSPH